From a single Fulvivirga ulvae genomic region:
- a CDS encoding sensor histidine kinase has protein sequence MNISSFKWLFVLYFSLIGVSGTAQKVGLLLGSYVSSRWYLDQKLFVDRLSGLGITCAVKIAYDPDEQLEQAGELIEAGAEVLVIVPLDAGKAASIVRIAKYAGVPVISYDRLILSNELAVYLSYDNLKVGKLQAQYMLSKVPRGDYLLINGPISDNNAILFREGQMQVLRPHIESGDIRIVDDIVLDKWSQMESFEKVTLHYKSDRKKPDVILAANDALANGVIKALPSEYTGKVYISGQDADLAGIRNIIAGHQTMTVYKPIKPLAYLAAEKAEELLNRQELTAGMVRHSDSISVPTILMEPVVVDKNNYRETILKDGHASLLEVVNNLGEAFEQERNKIRLTLLEKEKALEVEKKINQRNTFIIILIFFLLSVMGLSYTIYQKQRDNKLLNKQKKIIQGKNEELNQTNKTLRAYNDELTQHQEEISAQRDAIALQNQKLEEVKTIIEQQRDEIMRQNETLEAEVRKRTGELVQYVQQLEEYAFITAHKLRAPVARITGLGQLIEKKQSNPEEVKFILEKLSAASEELGLIFDDLNAVLDIRTFSMEVFTEVDIMEEIDYVKANLKAEIKRHNVIIKPELSYVKTIFSIQPYIQSILFNLISNSIKYRHADRQLEVKVRTELVDDKVCLSVSDNGIGIAAPDIESMFQLYQRHHFHVEGRGIGLFLVKTQMDALGGEIKVKSRVGKGTTLEFYLKQTADTSTIKEAKKTITI, from the coding sequence ATGAATATCTCATCTTTCAAGTGGCTGTTTGTTCTGTATTTTAGTCTTATAGGAGTTTCAGGCACTGCACAGAAGGTTGGTCTTCTGTTAGGAAGCTATGTTAGCTCCAGGTGGTATCTTGACCAGAAATTGTTTGTCGACAGGTTGAGCGGTTTGGGTATAACCTGTGCAGTCAAAATAGCATATGATCCGGATGAACAGCTAGAGCAGGCGGGAGAACTTATAGAAGCAGGAGCGGAGGTGCTTGTGATTGTACCTTTGGATGCAGGAAAAGCCGCCTCGATAGTAAGAATCGCCAAATATGCAGGAGTTCCGGTAATATCTTATGACCGGCTTATTCTGAGCAATGAGCTGGCGGTATACTTATCATACGACAATCTTAAAGTAGGCAAGCTCCAGGCACAGTATATGTTATCAAAGGTACCCCGGGGAGATTATTTGCTGATAAACGGACCTATATCTGATAATAACGCTATCCTCTTCAGGGAAGGACAGATGCAAGTGCTGAGGCCGCACATTGAAAGTGGCGATATACGAATTGTAGATGACATCGTCCTTGACAAGTGGAGCCAGATGGAGTCTTTTGAAAAAGTAACACTTCATTATAAGTCTGACCGTAAAAAGCCGGATGTAATTCTGGCAGCCAATGATGCTTTGGCCAATGGTGTTATTAAGGCGCTTCCTTCCGAATATACCGGCAAAGTTTATATCTCCGGTCAGGACGCCGATTTGGCGGGTATCCGCAATATCATTGCAGGCCATCAGACTATGACCGTGTACAAGCCTATTAAGCCTTTGGCATATCTGGCTGCAGAAAAAGCTGAGGAACTGCTTAACAGGCAGGAGTTGACAGCAGGCATGGTCAGGCATAGCGACAGCATTTCAGTGCCGACAATCCTGATGGAGCCAGTGGTAGTTGATAAAAACAATTACAGAGAAACCATTTTGAAAGACGGACATGCCTCCCTTTTGGAAGTTGTGAACAATCTGGGAGAGGCATTTGAGCAGGAACGAAATAAGATACGCCTTACTCTCCTTGAGAAAGAAAAGGCTCTTGAGGTAGAAAAAAAGATCAACCAGCGAAATACTTTTATCATCATATTAATCTTTTTTTTGTTGTCGGTTATGGGACTTTCATACACGATTTACCAGAAACAGCGGGATAACAAACTGCTAAACAAGCAAAAGAAAATAATCCAGGGGAAAAACGAGGAGCTTAATCAAACGAATAAAACCCTGAGAGCTTATAATGATGAATTGACACAACATCAGGAAGAGATAAGTGCCCAAAGGGATGCTATTGCCCTTCAAAACCAAAAACTTGAAGAGGTTAAAACAATCATCGAACAGCAGCGTGATGAGATTATGAGGCAAAATGAAACCCTTGAGGCCGAGGTTCGGAAGCGTACAGGTGAGCTGGTACAATATGTACAGCAACTTGAAGAGTACGCCTTTATAACAGCTCATAAACTCAGGGCGCCGGTGGCCAGGATCACCGGCCTGGGACAGCTAATTGAGAAAAAGCAAAGTAATCCTGAAGAGGTAAAGTTTATCCTTGAAAAACTGAGCGCAGCCAGTGAAGAGTTAGGGCTGATATTTGACGACCTTAATGCCGTGCTTGATATCAGAACATTTTCCATGGAAGTATTTACTGAAGTAGATATAATGGAGGAAATTGACTATGTGAAGGCCAACCTTAAGGCTGAAATTAAACGGCACAACGTGATCATTAAACCGGAACTTAGTTATGTCAAAACCATTTTTTCGATACAGCCTTACATTCAGAGTATTCTCTTCAATCTCATAAGCAACAGTATTAAATACAGGCATGCTGACCGGCAGTTGGAGGTAAAAGTCCGGACGGAACTTGTTGATGATAAAGTTTGCCTGTCAGTATCAGACAATGGTATTGGCATTGCGGCACCCGATATTGAAAGCATGTTTCAGCTATATCAGCGTCATCATTTCCATGTTGAAGGCCGCGGTATTGGTTTGTTCCTTGTTAAAACTCAAATGGATGCATTGGGAGGAGAAATAAAAGTAAAAAGCAGGGTTGGAAAAGGCACTACCCTGGAATTCTATCTTAAGCAAACCGCTGATACTTCTACTATTAAAGAAGCAAAAAAAACTATTACTATTTAA
- a CDS encoding DUF7793 family protein — translation MMQRETDKIKYVLNTDGILCIECSPNTIMTLEDGKTSTRIGTELISGNPVPMLCDLTNVVKMTQDCRKHFSGAEHARIFTKCALIITSPISRIIGNFFLGANKPLKPTRLFTNKVEAIKWLKNE, via the coding sequence ATGATGCAGCGCGAAACAGATAAGATAAAGTATGTGCTTAATACAGACGGTATACTATGTATAGAGTGCTCACCTAACACGATCATGACTTTGGAGGATGGCAAAACAAGTACCAGGATTGGGACGGAACTTATTAGTGGTAATCCGGTACCTATGTTATGTGATCTGACCAATGTGGTAAAAATGACTCAAGACTGCAGAAAACACTTTTCCGGGGCTGAGCATGCTAGAATCTTCACAAAGTGTGCTTTAATAATTACCAGCCCGATAAGCAGGATAATTGGAAATTTTTTCCTTGGAGCTAATAAACCCCTAAAACCGACACGACTGTTTACCAATAAAGTTGAAGCTATAAAATGGTTAAAAAATGAATAG
- a CDS encoding DUF7793 family protein produces the protein MEYRETEKIKFTLRDDNILQTECFPNTIMTLEDGRESTRISAEMVNYAPLPLLCDLTNVVKMTQDCRKHFSGAQHAETFSKCALIVTNPVSKIIGNFFLGLNKPLKPTKLFTNKEEGVKWLKQV, from the coding sequence ATGGAATATCGCGAAACGGAAAAGATCAAATTTACCCTGAGAGATGATAATATTCTTCAGACCGAATGCTTTCCAAATACAATAATGACCCTGGAAGATGGCAGGGAGAGTACAAGGATATCCGCAGAAATGGTGAATTACGCACCTCTACCTTTACTTTGTGATTTGACAAACGTGGTTAAGATGACCCAGGACTGCAGGAAGCACTTTTCAGGAGCGCAGCACGCTGAAACTTTTAGCAAGTGCGCTTTAATAGTTACTAATCCGGTGAGCAAAATAATAGGTAATTTCTTTCTTGGCCTGAACAAGCCGTTAAAGCCAACAAAGTTATTTACCAATAAAGAAGAAGGGGTAAAGTGGCTTAAACAGGTATGA
- a CDS encoding sensor histidine kinase — protein MGDQDNEKRLNDILDMIGSMASLDFSKVLEISDRNDMIDAIALGLNMLSEELNAQVVARASLDELNDRLEQFAHTTAHDLKSPLNNQSGLLMLLELALKPSKNSDVETCISKLKLMNEKMKSLVEGILAYSVVHAREVIKEQIDINELLREVMDLDDVSGRAEVVVEGKLPQIFYNKTASVQIIRNLLDNAIKYSDKTKCEIRISSKDLGTHYQLTFKDNGPGIESQYHDKIFELFNKIEPSYKADSVGIGLATVKRIVETGGGRIWVESELGKGSSFHFTLPKDSGNV, from the coding sequence ATGGGTGATCAGGATAACGAAAAGAGATTAAACGATATTCTGGATATGATAGGAAGCATGGCTTCCCTTGATTTTTCCAAGGTTTTGGAGATAAGCGATCGCAATGACATGATCGATGCCATAGCGCTTGGGTTAAACATGCTCAGTGAGGAGCTGAATGCCCAGGTAGTAGCGAGAGCAAGTCTCGACGAACTCAATGACAGGCTTGAGCAGTTTGCTCATACAACAGCTCACGATCTCAAATCCCCGCTAAATAACCAGTCAGGCCTGCTTATGCTTTTGGAGCTGGCATTAAAGCCCTCAAAGAACAGCGATGTCGAAACCTGCATCAGCAAACTCAAACTGATGAATGAGAAAATGAAGAGCTTGGTAGAAGGCATTCTGGCCTATTCGGTAGTACATGCCAGAGAAGTGATAAAAGAGCAAATTGATATTAATGAACTGCTTCGGGAAGTGATGGATTTAGACGATGTCTCAGGCAGGGCTGAAGTAGTGGTGGAAGGTAAATTGCCACAAATCTTTTATAACAAAACAGCCAGCGTCCAGATCATTAGAAATTTATTGGATAACGCAATAAAGTATTCCGACAAGACGAAATGTGAGATCAGAATTTCGTCTAAAGATCTTGGTACTCATTATCAGCTAACTTTTAAGGACAATGGTCCGGGTATAGAATCGCAATATCATGACAAAATATTTGAGTTGTTTAACAAGATAGAACCTTCATATAAGGCAGACAGTGTGGGCATTGGCCTGGCTACTGTTAAGCGCATAGTAGAAACCGGTGGTGGTCGTATATGGGTGGAGTCGGAGCTGGGAAAAGGATCCTCTTTCCATTTTACCTTGCCTAAAGATAGCGGGAATGTGTAG
- a CDS encoding TerB family tellurite resistance protein: MLDIDLEHFRNLVSLAAVDGKIEDIERVTLSKIAFERGIPLDRLNIMLDRAHEYLYLIPQNQVEKEKQLEDMIKLALVDGDFAPAEHKLIKTVGEKLGFSKQELDSLVEKHVRRINVK; the protein is encoded by the coding sequence ATGTTAGATATTGATTTAGAACATTTTCGTAACCTTGTTTCACTCGCAGCGGTTGATGGTAAAATTGAAGACATTGAAAGAGTAACACTTTCTAAAATTGCTTTTGAAAGAGGTATTCCGCTTGACAGGCTCAACATTATGCTTGATCGGGCACATGAATATCTCTACCTGATTCCCCAAAACCAGGTTGAAAAAGAGAAACAGTTGGAAGATATGATCAAATTAGCCCTCGTGGATGGTGATTTTGCTCCGGCAGAACATAAACTGATCAAAACGGTGGGTGAAAAACTTGGTTTCAGCAAGCAGGAACTTGACAGTCTTGTTGAAAAACATGTCCGACGCATTAATGTGAAATAA
- a CDS encoding sensor histidine kinase, with amino-acid sequence MAYTIIGVAIAVLLGWRLDVDILKRIIPGLVAMNPLTAVCFIMAAISLLLFSRKNLPITWPRAISLAITAICMIKVAGMASGVESNIDTILFHERLQLDVVVGNTNSMAPNTALCFIIISLALFYLPHETNTGKRVSEFMAIAVLLLSLLSVIGYIYNVSFYYRVLAFIPMALHTAICFLALAIGVLFLAPDKGMMSELTTHHAGGKMARRLLLPIFLVPVFLGWASLLGNRAAFFDSEFAAATFTIGVIILLASVTWLAAKSLNKADRLRDLNETKLENANEELRVQADQLEALNKELESFSYSISHDLRAPLRSIAGFSKILEEDYEKTLDINGKKILNTILRSTEKMNKLIDCLLNFSKLEREAIEKTKIDMKDLAQRMVDELVGSSVNNISIAIDQLPAANADKIMMSLVYQNLISNAVKYSSKKDTSEIHIGSKRLNGEVVYFVKDNGVGFDMDYHDKLFGVFQRLHNDSEFEGTGIGLATVSRIVQRHGGRVWAEGKIDEGSVFYFTLGSQTDRTEFCC; translated from the coding sequence TTGGCTTATACCATCATAGGCGTAGCCATAGCTGTATTGCTCGGCTGGCGGCTGGATGTAGACATTCTGAAGCGAATTATCCCCGGTCTCGTAGCCATGAATCCGCTTACGGCTGTCTGTTTTATCATGGCTGCAATATCGTTACTACTTTTCTCTCGCAAAAACCTGCCGATCACATGGCCCAGGGCTATTTCCCTCGCCATTACAGCCATTTGCATGATTAAGGTCGCTGGTATGGCCTCCGGAGTTGAGAGCAATATAGATACGATACTGTTTCACGAAAGGCTCCAGCTTGACGTGGTAGTTGGCAACACCAATAGCATGGCTCCTAATACTGCTTTATGCTTTATAATTATAAGCCTGGCCTTATTTTATTTACCTCATGAAACCAATACTGGTAAAAGGGTATCGGAGTTTATGGCAATAGCTGTTTTGTTGCTTTCTCTATTGTCGGTAATAGGCTACATCTACAACGTGAGTTTTTATTATCGTGTCCTCGCATTTATTCCAATGGCGCTGCATACGGCAATTTGCTTTCTTGCCCTTGCCATAGGAGTATTATTCCTTGCCCCTGACAAGGGCATGATGAGTGAATTAACTACACACCATGCCGGTGGAAAAATGGCGCGTCGGCTGTTATTACCTATTTTCCTTGTGCCTGTATTTTTGGGTTGGGCATCACTTTTGGGCAATCGGGCCGCTTTTTTCGATTCAGAATTTGCCGCTGCCACTTTTACCATTGGTGTTATAATTCTTCTTGCATCCGTCACATGGCTGGCCGCAAAATCATTAAATAAGGCTGACAGGCTAAGAGACTTAAATGAAACAAAACTTGAAAATGCCAATGAAGAGCTGAGGGTCCAGGCAGATCAACTTGAAGCCTTGAACAAGGAGCTGGAGTCTTTTTCATATTCTATCAGCCATGATCTCAGGGCTCCATTGAGGAGTATTGCTGGTTTCAGCAAAATACTGGAGGAGGATTATGAAAAGACATTGGATATAAATGGCAAAAAAATATTGAATACGATTTTAAGAAGCACTGAGAAAATGAATAAGCTGATCGACTGCCTGCTAAATTTCTCCAAGCTGGAAAGGGAAGCCATAGAAAAAACCAAAATAGACATGAAAGACCTGGCTCAAAGAATGGTTGATGAGCTGGTTGGTTCCAGCGTAAATAATATCTCAATTGCCATAGATCAGTTACCGGCAGCCAACGCAGATAAGATCATGATGTCTCTGGTTTATCAAAACCTCATATCCAATGCCGTAAAATATTCTTCTAAAAAAGATACCTCTGAAATACATATTGGCTCAAAAAGACTGAATGGAGAGGTGGTATATTTTGTTAAGGATAATGGAGTTGGTTTTGACATGGACTACCATGACAAACTCTTTGGGGTTTTTCAAAGACTGCATAACGACAGTGAATTTGAAGGGACGGGGATTGGACTGGCTACGGTAAGCAGGATAGTACAAAGGCACGGAGGGCGTGTATGGGCTGAAGGTAAGATTGATGAGGGTTCGGTTTTTTATTTTACGCTAGGCAGCCAGACCGACCGTACAGAGTTCTGCTGTTAA
- a CDS encoding class I SAM-dependent methyltransferase: MGKYNSAAHQKSIEKQHSESVLTEEREYWWNEDYLELLSKRLSFDRCRKVADIGCGIGTMSFTLSKFFPETTVIKGMDFEKGHIKKARQKSKKKSREHGNEFHFVEGDAMDIPFETDEMDLTFCQTLLIHVDQPKHVIEEMKRITRDDGWIVAIEPNNLVHSLMFDNYAQTHFDIDDMLKIIEVRLRCEKGKRKLGLGFNSLGDALPDLFTQLGLEDIQVWISDKALSCIPPYDTREKRVRVAQLIDWLETGGGGGFNYDRDLWYFKAGGGKKADFDIYWNYVMMYKEKLLKQLIEQKYISAGGSLMYVVAGRVVK; encoded by the coding sequence ATGGGTAAATACAATAGCGCAGCACATCAAAAAAGTATTGAAAAGCAACACTCCGAATCGGTATTGACAGAGGAGCGGGAATACTGGTGGAACGAAGACTACCTGGAGCTTTTGTCTAAAAGACTAAGTTTTGATCGGTGCCGCAAGGTTGCTGATATTGGCTGCGGAATAGGCACGATGTCATTTACACTGTCAAAATTCTTCCCGGAAACTACGGTTATTAAAGGAATGGATTTTGAGAAGGGCCACATAAAGAAGGCTCGTCAAAAGAGTAAAAAGAAAAGCCGGGAGCATGGAAATGAATTCCACTTTGTGGAGGGCGATGCCATGGACATTCCTTTTGAAACTGATGAAATGGATCTTACCTTTTGCCAGACGTTGCTTATACATGTCGACCAGCCGAAACATGTGATTGAAGAAATGAAAAGGATAACCAGAGATGACGGCTGGATCGTGGCCATTGAGCCCAACAACCTTGTTCACTCCCTCATGTTTGATAATTATGCCCAGACACATTTTGACATTGATGATATGCTGAAGATCATAGAGGTACGGCTAAGGTGTGAAAAGGGAAAAAGAAAACTCGGCCTGGGTTTCAATTCCCTTGGAGATGCTCTGCCTGACCTGTTTACGCAACTTGGTCTGGAAGATATTCAGGTTTGGATATCTGACAAAGCACTTTCCTGTATTCCTCCGTATGATACCCGTGAAAAAAGGGTAAGGGTAGCCCAGTTAATAGACTGGCTGGAAACCGGTGGTGGCGGAGGCTTCAACTATGACCGTGATCTATGGTACTTTAAAGCCGGAGGCGGAAAGAAGGCAGACTTTGATATATACTGGAACTATGTAATGATGTATAAAGAAAAGCTTTTGAAGCAACTTATAGAACAAAAATATATATCCGCAGGCGGAAGCTTAATGTATGTAGTAGCCGGCAGAGTGGTTAAATAA
- a CDS encoding DEAD/DEAH box helicase — MATFKSLGVSEEFLKALKEVNIVQPTEIQERAIPFLLSKGSDFIGQAQTGTGKTAAFGLPLLHRVDPKNKNVQALILSPTRELGQQIAKQLFKFTKYSEKIYTEAVYGGARIENQIAALRRPTQIVVATPGRLVDLLDRKAIDLSHISTIVLDEADEMLSMGFKKELDNILKRTSGTRNTWLFSATMPGEIKQIIKTYMAPDAYKVEVDKDEIVNASIEHQYMICDASQKLDALIHFVKVQGEKRGIIFCKTKAAAKLLAQQLISKNLDVDAIHGDLMQKERDKVMRAFHKHKVRVLIATDISARGIDVANLAYVAHYQLPDQLEYYTHRSGRTARAGKKGLSICFVEPQEVKRIRQIEKELSISFNQAG, encoded by the coding sequence TTGGCAACATTTAAATCACTTGGCGTTTCGGAAGAATTTCTGAAAGCTTTAAAGGAAGTTAACATTGTTCAACCAACCGAAATTCAGGAAAGGGCTATTCCCTTTCTTTTGAGTAAGGGCAGCGATTTTATAGGTCAGGCTCAAACGGGTACAGGTAAGACAGCAGCCTTTGGACTGCCTTTACTTCACCGGGTAGATCCGAAAAATAAAAACGTGCAGGCGCTGATACTGTCACCCACAAGGGAGCTTGGCCAGCAAATAGCAAAACAATTATTCAAGTTTACCAAATACTCTGAAAAAATATATACCGAAGCTGTTTATGGCGGTGCACGTATCGAAAACCAGATAGCAGCCTTGAGACGTCCTACGCAGATAGTAGTGGCAACACCGGGAAGACTGGTTGACCTGCTGGATCGCAAGGCAATCGATCTGAGCCACATTTCCACTATAGTATTAGATGAAGCCGATGAAATGCTAAGCATGGGCTTTAAAAAGGAGCTTGACAACATACTCAAACGTACCAGCGGTACAAGGAATACCTGGCTTTTTTCTGCTACCATGCCGGGTGAGATCAAGCAGATCATCAAGACTTATATGGCTCCTGATGCTTATAAAGTTGAAGTGGATAAAGACGAAATTGTCAATGCCTCTATTGAGCATCAGTATATGATATGTGATGCTTCTCAAAAGCTTGATGCCCTGATCCACTTCGTAAAAGTTCAGGGAGAAAAACGTGGTATAATATTTTGCAAAACCAAGGCTGCAGCTAAGCTTTTGGCACAGCAGCTTATCAGTAAAAACCTTGATGTAGACGCTATTCATGGCGACCTGATGCAGAAAGAGAGAGATAAAGTAATGCGGGCTTTTCACAAGCACAAAGTACGCGTACTGATTGCTACCGATATTTCTGCCAGGGGTATAGATGTGGCAAATCTTGCTTATGTGGCCCATTACCAGTTGCCTGATCAGTTAGAGTACTATACGCACCGCAGTGGAAGAACGGCACGTGCAGGAAAGAAGGGCTTGTCCATTTGCTTTGTTGAACCCCAGGAAGTAAAACGGATCAGACAGATAGAGAAGGAACTGAGTATTTCATTTAATCAGGCGGGATAG
- a CDS encoding SDR family oxidoreductase, with the protein MVEIEGKTALITGGSKGIGFGIAEIMLKHGMNVAITSRSQQAANEAAETLKNTGKGEILAIEADVRNAGSQQEAVGKVLKKWGKLDVVVANAGLGHFGSIEELTPEQWQETIDTNLTGVFNTIKAAIAPLKDSKGYIITISSLAGTNFFAGGSAYNASKFGLTGFTQAVMLDLRKYGIRVSTIMPGSVSTNFNNHEPGDQDAWKIQIEDIGEMVVDMLRLNPRTLPSKIEVRPATPPGS; encoded by the coding sequence ATGGTTGAAATAGAAGGAAAAACAGCTTTAATCACCGGGGGAAGCAAGGGGATTGGTTTTGGTATAGCAGAGATAATGCTAAAGCATGGTATGAATGTTGCCATTACCAGTCGCTCGCAACAAGCGGCAAATGAGGCGGCTGAAACACTTAAAAACACGGGTAAAGGAGAAATATTGGCGATAGAAGCCGACGTTCGAAATGCCGGGTCCCAGCAGGAGGCTGTCGGAAAAGTACTAAAAAAATGGGGAAAGCTCGACGTAGTAGTGGCCAACGCCGGTTTGGGGCACTTCGGTTCTATAGAAGAACTTACTCCCGAGCAATGGCAGGAAACTATAGATACTAATCTGACGGGTGTATTTAATACCATAAAAGCAGCGATTGCTCCTTTGAAAGATAGCAAGGGATATATTATCACCATATCAAGTCTTGCTGGAACAAACTTTTTTGCCGGTGGTTCTGCTTATAATGCCAGTAAATTTGGGCTCACAGGCTTCACCCAGGCCGTTATGCTTGACCTCCGTAAATACGGTATAAGAGTGAGTACTATTATGCCGGGATCAGTTTCTACAAATTTTAATAATCATGAGCCCGGAGATCAGGATGCATGGAAGATTCAGATCGAGGATATCGGGGAAATGGTGGTAGATATGCTCAGGCTTAACCCCAGGACGCTGCCCAGTAAAATAGAAGTGAGGCCTGCCACACCGCCCGGTAGCTGA
- a CDS encoding DUF3352 domain-containing protein produces the protein MKKIIILVMVVIVAGSLFYFLYWSPVYRIKPINLIPSQAAFILASSRPIDSWKELSESDIWKHLKKNPQFAEITDNANYLDSLFLANEWLDFVGNKELLIAAHPVQDTYDYLYVMDLARASRLQNIRYYMQNLVDESYKITYRKYEGIEITELYDIVEKETLYLSFIENLLVISYSPALVEAVIRQHIDPEQNDRYFLEITDQLGFRGLLRAYVNLNGFMEYLGQFALDNPSMDMIATSLRYGGFALNLDDSKLELGGITNINDTVNSYVKALYSSGEGPHEFLKVIPQSSPYFVSLGFKDFASFVENLEATLKASPEQEKAYLENRDLVEGFLKIDLHEVFINWVDNEAVMLQASASSKTGIGEYALLLKTKDIEQAKAGLDKIRQQIKKKTPVKVKSVSYKGHEIHYMAMKGFFKVFLGKLFDKFDKPYYSTVGDWVIFSNHPHTLKNIIDSIEDETTLFYNSEFQEHYDGLKESTSVFAYVNMPDLFDDLRPLMELEDWRGMEKNKEYITCFNRMSLQLSPQEGDIFHTAFYSSFEVPSASGKTGQKTLPAIVPKHEIPDKVLTWEETYENELKDVDRIVVPDLSKDEHKAYYENGNLKYEVDLKNGWKHGRFESYFENGTAQFKGRYKNDKKDGTWKVYDEHGELITKIKYDEGMREED, from the coding sequence ATGAAAAAAATTATTATACTGGTAATGGTGGTCATCGTTGCCGGAAGCCTTTTTTATTTCCTGTACTGGTCACCGGTCTATCGCATAAAACCCATTAACCTCATACCCTCTCAGGCAGCCTTTATTCTGGCAAGCAGCCGCCCGATTGATAGCTGGAAAGAACTTAGTGAGAGCGACATTTGGAAGCACCTTAAAAAGAACCCTCAGTTTGCTGAAATAACTGATAATGCTAATTATCTTGATTCTCTCTTTTTAGCCAACGAGTGGCTGGACTTTGTTGGCAACAAAGAGCTCTTAATAGCAGCCCATCCGGTGCAGGACACTTATGATTACCTCTATGTAATGGATCTGGCCCGGGCCTCCCGCCTTCAAAACATCAGATATTATATGCAAAACCTGGTAGACGAAAGCTATAAAATCACCTACAGGAAGTATGAGGGCATCGAGATCACCGAACTTTATGATATTGTCGAAAAAGAAACGCTGTACCTTTCGTTTATTGAGAATCTGCTGGTTATTTCCTACTCACCTGCTTTAGTTGAAGCTGTCATCCGCCAGCACATTGATCCTGAACAGAATGACCGGTATTTTCTTGAAATCACTGATCAACTTGGCTTCAGGGGTTTGCTACGCGCTTACGTAAACCTCAATGGCTTTATGGAGTATCTCGGACAATTCGCGCTTGACAATCCGTCAATGGACATGATAGCTACGAGCCTTAGATATGGTGGCTTTGCCCTTAACCTTGATGATAGCAAGCTAGAGCTAGGTGGAATTACTAATATTAACGACACCGTCAATTCCTACGTAAAAGCATTATACTCTTCAGGGGAAGGTCCTCACGAATTTTTAAAAGTCATCCCGCAAAGTTCTCCGTATTTTGTAAGCCTCGGTTTTAAGGACTTCGCATCTTTTGTAGAAAACCTGGAAGCTACACTTAAAGCGAGCCCCGAACAGGAAAAGGCCTATTTGGAAAACAGGGATTTGGTAGAGGGATTCCTGAAAATTGATCTCCACGAGGTTTTCATTAATTGGGTAGATAATGAGGCTGTAATGTTACAAGCCAGTGCAAGCAGCAAGACTGGTATCGGCGAATATGCACTCTTGCTAAAAACAAAGGACATTGAACAGGCAAAAGCAGGACTTGACAAGATCAGGCAGCAGATAAAGAAGAAAACACCGGTAAAAGTAAAAAGTGTTTCCTATAAAGGTCATGAAATTCATTATATGGCCATGAAGGGCTTTTTCAAAGTGTTTTTAGGGAAGCTTTTTGATAAATTTGATAAGCCGTACTACAGTACAGTTGGTGACTGGGTAATATTCAGTAATCACCCGCATACATTGAAAAATATTATTGACTCGATAGAAGATGAAACTACGCTTTTTTACAACAGTGAATTCCAGGAACACTACGATGGCCTGAAAGAAAGCACTTCTGTATTCGCATATGTCAATATGCCAGATCTTTTTGATGACCTGCGTCCTTTAATGGAACTGGAGGATTGGAGAGGTATGGAAAAAAATAAGGAATATATCACATGTTTTAACCGTATGAGTTTGCAGCTTTCACCACAGGAAGGTGACATTTTCCATACTGCGTTTTACTCTTCATTTGAAGTACCGTCTGCTTCCGGAAAAACCGGGCAAAAGACATTACCGGCTATAGTGCCGAAGCATGAAATTCCCGACAAAGTGCTCACCTGGGAGGAAACTTATGAAAACGAACTGAAAGACGTTGACCGTATCGTAGTGCCTGACCTATCCAAGGATGAGCACAAAGCCTATTATGAGAATGGCAACCTGAAATATGAAGTAGACCTTAAAAACGGATGGAAGCATGGCCGGTTTGAAAGCTACTTTGAAAACGGTACCGCACAGTTTAAAGGCAGGTACAAAAATGACAAGAAAGACGGTACCTGGAAAGTTTATGACGAGCACGGCGAACTGATCACGAAAATAAAGTATGACGAAGGTATGCGTGAAGAAGATTAA
- a CDS encoding pinensin family lanthipeptide, with product MKKKFKLDDLKVKSFVTDVDGQSQQTVKGGVLVSAFCDTGISACRCPTEFCPSQFCATQEGPLCGGTTTFNPKTETIIFW from the coding sequence ATGAAAAAGAAATTTAAACTTGATGATTTAAAAGTGAAGAGCTTTGTTACAGATGTTGACGGACAATCTCAGCAAACTGTTAAGGGCGGGGTGCTGGTCAGCGCTTTTTGTGATACTGGCATCTCGGCTTGCAGGTGTCCCACGGAGTTTTGCCCTTCGCAGTTTTGTGCTACTCAGGAGGGGCCTTTGTGTGGGGGAACGACTACATTTAACCCTAAAACAGAAACAATAATTTTCTGGTAA